From a single Paenibacillus sp. FSL R5-0345 genomic region:
- a CDS encoding beta-galactosidase gives MKQYDLVQMGVDYYPEHWDESMWEPDIRLMKETGVKVVRVAEFAWSRLEITEGNYQLGWLDRALDLFHKYELQVVIGTPTATPPRWLTTKFPDVLPVFANGETFHPGVRGHRCYNSSSLREYGNRITQRLAEHYSEHPAVIGWQTDNEFGMLDCHCDACNIAFRTWVKAKYVTLDRVNAEWGTVVWSGEYSDWNELTVPLGGSPHQNPSFLLDYQRFQWDSVVAFQKMQINILRTVCPQHFITHNFHSYPQRLDMYSVGADLDVAAFDYYPNTSPTKQGTTPYSGALSLDVTRGIKRQNFWIMEQLSGSPGCWMPMWRTPYPGMIRAYAWQTIARGADTVVHFRWRSAVAGAEQFWHGLIDHSNVPGRRFAEFTQLCREVNTLGEKLNGTTLKNEVAILHSHEEKAALDIQPQAEGFDYYENIKQIHRAVTKLGMGCDVIDLRQPLDGYKVVIAPNLYLLDEEIVRSLEDFALTGGTLLVTNRSGVKNTNNIAVMQPLPGLLSYCTGVEVLEYDPIGTEAHKVVDAEGNQYECTQWCDILRPVVAWPIAWYGDDFYSGTPAVTVNAFGKGQVYYFGTHMEERFWSVLLDRLSKQQGLFRFEGLPDGVQASVRSGDHGSFLFLLNLSREPVTVPLPREYSSLLDHSLRSGELQLEPYGVEILEM, from the coding sequence ATGAAACAATATGATCTTGTTCAGATGGGTGTGGACTATTACCCGGAGCATTGGGATGAATCCATGTGGGAACCGGATATTAGATTAATGAAAGAAACAGGTGTCAAGGTAGTTCGAGTTGCCGAGTTTGCATGGAGCCGGTTAGAGATAACGGAGGGCAATTACCAATTGGGGTGGCTGGACCGCGCGCTGGATCTTTTTCACAAGTATGAACTGCAGGTCGTGATTGGTACACCGACGGCTACACCTCCTAGATGGTTAACCACGAAATTTCCGGACGTGCTGCCGGTATTTGCGAATGGAGAGACCTTTCACCCGGGGGTACGCGGACACCGCTGCTATAATAGTTCATCTTTGCGTGAATACGGAAACCGTATTACTCAGCGTCTTGCGGAGCATTATAGTGAACATCCAGCTGTTATTGGCTGGCAGACGGATAATGAATTCGGTATGTTAGATTGTCATTGTGATGCCTGTAACATAGCATTTCGTACTTGGGTAAAAGCCAAATATGTCACGCTCGATCGGGTGAATGCAGAATGGGGAACGGTTGTGTGGAGTGGGGAATACAGCGATTGGAATGAGCTTACCGTTCCACTGGGCGGATCGCCCCATCAAAATCCATCGTTTCTACTGGATTATCAACGGTTTCAGTGGGATTCAGTGGTAGCATTTCAGAAGATGCAGATTAATATTTTGCGTACGGTTTGTCCACAGCATTTTATTACTCATAACTTTCATAGTTATCCGCAGCGTTTGGATATGTATTCAGTTGGTGCTGATCTGGATGTCGCTGCATTTGACTATTATCCGAATACTTCGCCAACCAAGCAAGGGACAACGCCGTATAGCGGGGCACTTTCACTAGACGTAACCCGTGGCATTAAACGTCAAAATTTCTGGATCATGGAGCAGCTGAGCGGATCACCGGGTTGTTGGATGCCGATGTGGAGAACGCCGTATCCTGGGATGATTCGTGCTTATGCCTGGCAGACGATTGCAAGAGGCGCGGATACCGTCGTTCATTTTCGCTGGCGTAGTGCAGTTGCAGGGGCAGAACAATTCTGGCACGGACTGATTGATCACAGCAATGTCCCTGGACGCAGATTTGCGGAGTTCACTCAGTTATGCCGGGAAGTTAATACGCTTGGGGAGAAGCTGAATGGAACGACGCTAAAGAATGAAGTGGCGATTCTTCATTCTCATGAAGAGAAAGCAGCACTGGATATTCAGCCTCAGGCCGAGGGATTTGATTATTATGAGAACATTAAACAGATTCATCGTGCCGTGACGAAGCTAGGCATGGGCTGCGATGTGATAGACCTTAGGCAGCCACTGGACGGATATAAAGTGGTGATTGCTCCGAATTTATATTTGCTGGATGAGGAGATCGTACGTAGTTTGGAGGATTTTGCACTGACTGGCGGAACCTTGCTTGTTACCAACCGAAGTGGCGTCAAAAATACTAATAACATCGCAGTCATGCAGCCATTGCCGGGGCTGCTTAGCTATTGCACAGGGGTTGAGGTGCTGGAGTATGATCCGATTGGTACTGAAGCCCATAAGGTCGTTGATGCTGAGGGTAACCAATATGAATGCACACAGTGGTGCGATATCCTAAGACCTGTTGTGGCATGGCCGATTGCTTGGTATGGCGATGATTTCTATAGTGGAACGCCGGCTGTAACCGTGAATGCCTTCGGAAAAGGTCAGGTTTATTATTTTGGGACTCATATGGAAGAGAGATTCTGGTCCGTATTATTGGACCGCCTATCTAAGCAGCAGGGGTTGTTTAGATTTGAGGGATTACCGGATGGAGTACAGGCCTCTGTGCGATCAGGTGATCATGGAAGCTTCTTATTCTTGCTTAATTTGAGCCGGGAGCCGGTGACGGTCCCGTTGCCACGGGAGTATAGCAGTCTGCTGGATCACTCACTTCGTTCAGGAGAGCTGCAGCTTGAGCCGTATGGTGTAGAAATTCTGGAGATGTAG
- a CDS encoding AraC family transcriptional regulator, whose translation MKGIVHRRIVFPHEGGQHLPITLDSIGHNHQQEKVSRLDGYETYHWLQTASGEGVIHFDNKTFSLPAGSGVLLLPYTPHRYEASAANWSTSYLTFGGSSAGSILETLGMNMNSFYRWEKEAPLSKLLREILDQYDASQDMFGLTASTDAYRFLLTLSKYGQLHNNTTISRNVDKLQPLLKWMDSHYGDPDLGLDDLADQLGVSGRYLNNLFIQTFGLSPYAYFVRLRIRKSKEMLVSQPDLTVKVISQRVGFRDVSHYVATFRKQSGTTPEQFRRLH comes from the coding sequence TTGAAGGGAATCGTGCATCGTAGAATTGTGTTCCCCCATGAGGGCGGACAACATCTACCTATCACATTAGACAGCATCGGTCACAATCATCAACAGGAAAAAGTATCACGTTTAGATGGCTACGAAACCTATCATTGGCTCCAAACGGCGTCCGGTGAAGGGGTGATTCATTTTGACAATAAAACCTTTTCCCTTCCCGCAGGCAGCGGTGTATTACTTCTTCCTTATACCCCACATCGCTATGAAGCATCGGCTGCTAACTGGAGTACCTCTTATTTAACGTTTGGCGGCAGCTCCGCAGGGTCTATTTTGGAGACGCTGGGGATGAATATGAATTCTTTTTACCGCTGGGAAAAAGAGGCACCTCTCTCTAAATTGCTAAGAGAAATACTGGATCAATATGATGCCTCACAGGACATGTTTGGTCTGACCGCCTCCACTGATGCTTATCGCTTTCTACTTACTTTAAGCAAATATGGGCAATTACATAACAACACCACGATCTCCCGCAATGTGGATAAGCTGCAGCCGCTGCTGAAATGGATGGACAGCCATTATGGTGATCCTGATCTCGGACTTGACGATTTGGCCGATCAGCTCGGAGTATCTGGGCGTTATCTCAACAATCTATTCATACAAACCTTTGGGCTATCTCCTTATGCCTATTTCGTACGGTTACGTATCCGCAAAAGCAAAGAAATGCTCGTTAGCCAGCCTGATCTCACAGTAAAGGTCATCTCACAGAGAGTCGGGTTTCGTGATGTCAGCCATTATGTAGCCACCTTTCGAAAGCAGTCTGGGACTACACCGGAGCAGTTTAGACGACTTCACTAA
- a CDS encoding beta-galactosidase, translating into MINDKLPKIWYGGDYNPEQWDAPVWAEDERMFKLAGIDVATINVFSWALIQPSEDTYDFSSLDELMDRLYKNGTYVCLATGTGAHPAWMAHRYPEVTRVDVKGRKRKFGGRHNSNPNSPVYRKFAAKLAGKLAERYKDHPALVAWHVSNEFSNYDYSDLSEAAFRVWLKDRYGSLDALNKAWNTRFWGHTFYDWEEIVLPSELSEEWDGNRTNFQGISLDFRRFMSHSLLECYKIESDAIKEHSPNVPVTTNLMGFYDELDYFEWAKHMDVISWDNYPSLDTPVSFTAMTHDLMRGLKNGQPFMLMEQTPSQQNWQPYNSLKRPGVMRLWSYQAVARGADTVLFFQLRRSIGACEKYHGAVIEHVGHEHTRVFRECAELGKELGQLGDQLLDARSAAKIGIMYDWENRWAINLSSGPSVALDYVNEIHKYYDALYQQNIEADMIGVEENLFKYEIVIAPVMYMVKPGFAEKVEAFVKAGGTFITTYFSGIVNENDLVTVGGYPGELRKVLGIWAEEIDALLPGMSNEIVMDKAWGDLSGSYKCDLLCDLIHAEGAEVLAEYGSDFYKGMPALTVNTFGEGKAYYVATSPEAEFLKGFLANLCAEKNIQPLVTAPEGIESVQRVKEGVSYLFLLNHTTGDLSADIGAAERTDLLTGNKVSGSAVVPARGVLILSDKK; encoded by the coding sequence GTGATTAACGATAAATTACCTAAGATTTGGTACGGTGGAGATTACAATCCAGAGCAATGGGATGCGCCTGTATGGGCAGAGGATGAGCGTATGTTTAAGCTGGCAGGAATTGATGTTGCCACAATTAATGTATTTTCCTGGGCGCTGATTCAGCCTTCCGAAGACACTTATGATTTCTCATCACTAGATGAATTAATGGATAGACTATATAAAAATGGTACTTACGTATGTCTGGCAACAGGTACAGGAGCGCACCCAGCTTGGATGGCTCATCGTTATCCTGAAGTGACTCGTGTTGATGTGAAGGGCAGAAAACGCAAGTTCGGCGGGCGTCACAACTCGAATCCAAACAGTCCGGTTTACCGCAAGTTTGCAGCGAAGCTGGCAGGAAAGCTGGCTGAACGTTATAAAGATCATCCGGCACTGGTAGCTTGGCATGTTTCGAATGAGTTCAGTAACTATGATTACTCTGATTTATCTGAAGCGGCGTTCCGTGTCTGGTTGAAGGATCGTTATGGTTCTCTGGATGCATTAAACAAAGCGTGGAATACACGTTTTTGGGGCCACACCTTCTATGATTGGGAAGAAATTGTTCTGCCTAGTGAGCTGAGTGAAGAATGGGACGGCAACCGTACCAACTTCCAAGGCATTTCATTAGACTTCCGGAGATTTATGTCACATAGCTTGCTGGAATGCTACAAAATTGAGAGCGATGCAATTAAGGAGCACAGTCCTAACGTACCTGTTACCACTAACTTGATGGGCTTTTATGATGAACTGGACTATTTTGAGTGGGCTAAACATATGGACGTCATTTCTTGGGACAACTATCCTTCACTGGATACACCGGTCAGCTTCACAGCCATGACGCATGATCTCATGCGTGGACTTAAGAATGGACAACCGTTCATGCTGATGGAGCAAACACCTAGCCAGCAGAACTGGCAGCCATACAACTCGTTGAAACGTCCAGGCGTTATGCGCTTGTGGAGCTATCAGGCTGTAGCGCGTGGTGCAGACACTGTTCTGTTCTTCCAACTGCGCCGTTCGATTGGTGCATGTGAGAAGTATCATGGAGCTGTTATTGAGCATGTGGGACATGAGCATACGCGTGTATTCCGTGAATGCGCTGAGCTAGGGAAAGAGCTGGGACAGCTTGGTGATCAACTATTGGATGCGCGTAGTGCAGCAAAAATAGGGATTATGTATGACTGGGAAAATCGCTGGGCGATCAACCTTTCAAGCGGACCATCCGTTGCTTTGGATTATGTAAATGAGATTCATAAATATTATGATGCACTCTATCAGCAAAATATCGAAGCCGATATGATCGGTGTCGAAGAGAATCTGTTCAAATATGAAATTGTAATCGCGCCTGTGATGTATATGGTTAAGCCAGGTTTTGCTGAGAAGGTTGAGGCCTTTGTAAAAGCAGGCGGCACATTCATTACAACTTATTTCAGCGGTATTGTTAATGAGAACGATCTCGTAACCGTAGGCGGCTACCCTGGGGAACTGCGTAAGGTACTTGGTATCTGGGCAGAGGAAATTGATGCACTGCTGCCAGGGATGAGCAACGAGATTGTGATGGACAAAGCATGGGGTGATTTGAGTGGTTCTTACAAATGTGATCTGCTCTGCGATCTGATTCATGCCGAGGGTGCTGAGGTTTTGGCAGAGTACGGATCTGATTTCTATAAAGGAATGCCTGCTTTGACTGTGAATACCTTTGGTGAAGGTAAAGCTTACTACGTGGCTACCAGCCCAGAAGCTGAATTCCTGAAGGGATTCTTAGCCAACCTGTGTGCCGAAAAGAACATTCAGCCGCTAGTAACTGCACCGGAAGGTATCGAATCTGTGCAACGTGTGAAGGAAGGCGTATCCTACCTATTCTTGCTGAACCACACCACTGGTGATTTGAGTGCGGATATTGGTGCTGCTGAGCGTACGGATCTTCTGACTGGCAATAAGGTTAGCGGTTCTGCAGTTGTGCCAGCCCGTGGAGTATTAATTTTGTCGGATAAGAAATAA
- a CDS encoding DUF1273 domain-containing protein has translation MKTLLVTGYRAHELGIFDNKHQGIPYIKKALANRLKPLIEEGVEWVITPGQYGVDLWACEVVSELKTQYPELKLGIITAHTGQEEKWKEEKQNEYRRIIAGADFFGAVSNAPYDGSWQFRARDDLLFRKSDGILLFYDEDAAEGSPKFFKERALKLHAEGEYELFLIHSDEIQNIADEENQRDYE, from the coding sequence ATGAAGACTTTACTAGTAACGGGGTATCGTGCGCACGAGCTCGGTATTTTTGACAATAAGCATCAAGGGATTCCTTATATCAAAAAGGCACTCGCTAATCGTTTAAAACCATTGATCGAAGAAGGCGTGGAATGGGTGATTACACCCGGACAATATGGTGTGGATCTTTGGGCTTGTGAGGTGGTAAGTGAACTCAAGACTCAATATCCTGAATTAAAATTAGGAATCATTACAGCGCATACCGGACAGGAAGAGAAGTGGAAGGAAGAGAAGCAGAACGAGTATCGACGTATTATTGCGGGTGCGGATTTTTTTGGCGCAGTCAGTAATGCTCCTTATGACGGCAGCTGGCAGTTTCGGGCCAGGGATGATTTGTTGTTCCGCAAAAGTGACGGAATATTGCTCTTTTATGATGAGGATGCGGCGGAGGGAAGTCCGAAGTTTTTTAAAGAGCGGGCGCTGAAGCTGCATGCTGAAGGGGAGTATGAGTTGTTTCTAATTCACTCCGATGAAATTCAGAATATTGCCGATGAAGAGAATCAGCGTGACTATGAGTAA
- a CDS encoding amidase family protein has product MSFEIVEATIPEIQAALESGDITSKQLVLMYYERIADHDKNGLTINSVLEINPDALFIAESLDVERAIKGSRGPLHGIPVLLKDNINTGDKMHTSAGSLALANSFAGEDAFIVTKLREAGAIIMGKANMTEFANFMTNGMPSGYSSRGGQVLNPYNISTPTGGSSAGSAVAVACNFCTVSVGTETSGSILNPGNLGSIIGIKPTVGLLSRSGILPLSNTQDTAGPMARTVRDAVLLLNAMLGNDNHDAAMGTNVGKIHEDYTIFLDENGLQGARIGIPRDYYFEELTDEQLALFNASVDRMRELGATIIDPADIKTAREISYSSVVLNEFKTALNAYLSRLGPGAPMRTLKDIIDFNHAHPVETLRYGQATLIDAEYTSSGTQTEPKYLRHRATDLKLCKEEGIDATMKEYNLDALLFPADFGARITSRAGYPSIVVPSGYTSAGAPFGVTFSAKAYQEPTLIKLAYAYEQHYKVRKAPSLKSFI; this is encoded by the coding sequence ATGAGTTTTGAAATCGTAGAAGCCACTATACCGGAGATCCAAGCTGCATTAGAATCCGGAGATATCACGTCAAAACAACTAGTTCTCATGTATTATGAACGCATAGCTGATCATGACAAAAACGGCCTGACGATTAACTCTGTGCTGGAGATCAACCCGGATGCATTATTTATCGCAGAATCTCTGGATGTGGAACGTGCGATTAAAGGCTCCCGCGGCCCCTTGCACGGCATACCTGTGTTATTGAAGGATAACATCAACACTGGGGATAAAATGCATACTAGCGCGGGTTCGCTGGCTTTGGCAAATTCTTTTGCCGGAGAAGATGCGTTTATAGTTACCAAACTGCGTGAAGCCGGAGCAATCATTATGGGGAAAGCCAATATGACTGAGTTCGCCAATTTTATGACGAACGGTATGCCCTCCGGTTACAGCTCCCGCGGCGGGCAAGTCCTTAACCCCTACAATATATCTACACCCACAGGCGGCTCCAGTGCTGGCTCAGCAGTAGCTGTAGCCTGTAACTTCTGTACAGTCTCTGTGGGCACAGAAACCTCAGGATCAATCCTTAACCCCGGTAACTTGGGCTCCATTATTGGGATTAAGCCAACCGTTGGACTGCTCAGTCGGTCGGGAATCCTTCCGCTCTCCAACACGCAAGACACTGCTGGCCCAATGGCCAGAACGGTTCGCGATGCCGTCCTGCTGCTAAATGCAATGCTGGGCAACGATAATCACGATGCAGCCATGGGAACAAATGTAGGTAAAATCCACGAAGATTACACTATATTCCTAGACGAGAACGGCTTGCAAGGTGCCCGTATAGGTATCCCGCGTGATTATTATTTCGAAGAGCTAACAGATGAACAACTCGCACTGTTCAACGCTTCCGTAGACAGGATGAGAGAGCTTGGAGCAACCATCATTGATCCTGCGGATATTAAGACCGCCCGCGAAATAAGTTATTCTTCAGTGGTTTTGAATGAATTCAAAACAGCACTAAACGCTTATTTATCTCGTTTGGGACCTGGGGCACCGATGCGAACCTTAAAGGATATTATTGATTTTAATCATGCACATCCTGTGGAGACCTTGAGATATGGTCAAGCTACGTTAATAGATGCGGAATACACCTCTTCCGGCACACAAACCGAACCCAAATATTTGCGACACCGCGCAACTGACCTGAAGCTATGTAAGGAAGAAGGCATCGACGCCACCATGAAGGAATATAATCTGGATGCCCTGCTGTTCCCCGCCGATTTTGGTGCCAGAATTACCTCCAGAGCAGGTTATCCGTCCATCGTTGTGCCTTCCGGATATACTTCAGCCGGCGCTCCCTTCGGAGTAACTTTCTCAGCGAAAGCTTATCAAGAGCCTACCCTCATCAAGCTCGCGTATGCCTATGAGCAGCATTACAAGGTACGAAAAGCACCTTCGCTAAAAAGCTTTATCTGA